A window of Streptomyces armeniacus contains these coding sequences:
- a CDS encoding YfjI family protein has protein sequence MPSDPAGALYGNVRALTQLPERGGPPADLEAEAAVLGAMMLAARVIPEVVATISPEDHYRPAHETIHRALVALHEQGQPVDPITLTHHLGKLGELNRVGGPGYIHSLVDAVPTTANATYYAEIVRELAERRRLIEAGTRLVQAASTPDATAAEVREALALSDEKSPETWQEPIPLSSRPALPAFPLHALPGWLAEFCAALAEETQTPTGLAGSLALSVLATAAGGRSVVHVRGRWHEPTNLYVVVALPPANRKSAVFSAMTGPLYEAERKLVDEAAGRIVEAELTAKMAQEAADKAAAKAANAEGPQQDALVAEAIDLAQTAKSLAVPPCPRLLADDATPETVSSLLAEQGGRLAVMSAEGGIFDIIAGRYSGTPNMEVFLKGHAGDRLRIDRRTREEFIEAPALTMGLAVQPNVLEDIGKNRGFDGRGLLARFLYALPESLVGYRKINPAPVPDAVAARYERNVIALTLSLADRTDPAVLRLDEAAGAYLVAYERHLEPQLRAKGGKLGHVGKWAGKLAGTAARIAGLLHMAAHLEDGYGRSIDGTTMTAAIEVADYFAAHALTVFDLMGADAAQTRARSLLDVLAANGWESVSRRDLFAKLSRSEFPTVADLEPAVALLEEHGYLRVDTPPRKNKRGRPPAPRYVIHPQVREGHA, from the coding sequence ATGCCATCCGACCCGGCCGGAGCGCTGTACGGCAATGTGCGCGCTCTGACACAGCTGCCCGAACGCGGCGGTCCGCCTGCCGACTTGGAGGCGGAGGCCGCCGTCCTCGGCGCCATGATGCTCGCCGCCCGCGTGATCCCCGAAGTCGTCGCGACGATCAGCCCGGAGGACCACTACCGGCCCGCGCACGAGACCATCCACCGCGCGCTCGTCGCCCTGCACGAGCAAGGCCAACCCGTAGATCCGATCACGCTCACGCACCACCTCGGCAAGCTCGGTGAGCTGAACCGCGTTGGCGGTCCGGGCTATATCCACAGCCTTGTGGATGCCGTACCGACGACGGCGAACGCCACGTACTACGCCGAGATCGTGCGCGAACTCGCCGAGCGGCGCCGCCTGATCGAAGCCGGTACGCGACTCGTACAGGCGGCATCCACGCCGGACGCCACAGCGGCCGAAGTGCGCGAAGCGCTCGCGCTGAGCGACGAGAAGTCCCCGGAGACGTGGCAGGAGCCCATCCCGCTCAGCTCCCGCCCTGCACTGCCCGCCTTCCCGCTGCACGCGCTGCCCGGCTGGCTGGCGGAGTTCTGCGCTGCGCTCGCGGAGGAGACGCAGACTCCGACGGGCCTGGCGGGCTCGCTGGCGTTGAGCGTGCTCGCCACGGCGGCGGGTGGCCGCAGCGTCGTGCATGTACGGGGCCGTTGGCACGAGCCGACGAACCTGTACGTGGTCGTGGCGCTGCCGCCGGCCAACCGCAAGTCGGCCGTGTTCTCCGCGATGACCGGCCCGCTGTACGAGGCGGAACGGAAGCTCGTCGACGAGGCCGCCGGCCGCATCGTCGAAGCGGAGCTGACGGCGAAGATGGCGCAGGAGGCTGCCGACAAGGCGGCGGCCAAGGCTGCGAACGCGGAGGGCCCGCAGCAAGACGCCCTCGTCGCGGAGGCCATCGATCTCGCGCAGACGGCGAAGTCGTTGGCCGTGCCGCCGTGCCCCCGGCTGCTCGCGGATGACGCCACACCGGAGACCGTCTCTTCCCTGCTGGCCGAACAGGGCGGACGGCTCGCCGTGATGTCGGCGGAGGGCGGCATCTTCGACATCATCGCCGGGCGCTACTCCGGCACACCCAACATGGAAGTGTTCCTGAAGGGACACGCCGGGGACCGGCTACGCATCGACCGCCGCACGCGCGAAGAGTTCATCGAGGCGCCCGCGCTCACCATGGGATTGGCTGTCCAGCCGAACGTGTTGGAGGACATCGGCAAGAACCGCGGCTTCGACGGCCGCGGGCTCCTCGCCCGCTTCCTGTACGCGCTCCCGGAATCCCTCGTCGGCTACCGGAAGATCAACCCGGCACCCGTACCGGACGCCGTCGCCGCCCGCTACGAGCGCAACGTCATCGCCCTCACGCTCTCCCTCGCGGACCGGACGGACCCGGCCGTACTCCGACTCGATGAGGCGGCAGGCGCGTACCTCGTCGCCTACGAGCGGCACCTTGAGCCGCAGCTTCGGGCGAAGGGCGGCAAGCTCGGCCACGTCGGCAAGTGGGCGGGCAAGCTGGCCGGTACGGCAGCCCGTATCGCGGGACTCCTGCACATGGCTGCGCACCTGGAGGACGGCTACGGCCGGTCCATCGACGGGACCACGATGACGGCCGCGATCGAGGTCGCCGACTACTTCGCCGCCCACGCCCTCACCGTCTTCGACCTCATGGGCGCGGACGCCGCCCAGACCCGCGCCCGTTCGCTGCTGGACGTACTGGCCGCGAACGGCTGGGAGTCGGTGAGCCGTCGCGATCTGTTCGCGAAGCTGTCGCGCTCGGAGTTCCCCACGGTTGCCGACCTCGAACCGGCCGTCGCGCTCCTGGAGGAACACGGCTATCTGCGCGTCGACACGCCACCCCGCAAAAACAAGCGCGGCCGGCCCCCGGCTCCGCGCTACGTCATCCACCCGCAGGTGCGGGAGGGGCACGCATGA
- a CDS encoding helix-turn-helix domain-containing protein, whose product MQQPTSTEVFTVPEVMAALRLSRFKVYDLIRSGKLPSFTEGRSRRVPVDSLATYIRNKMEGAA is encoded by the coding sequence TTGCAGCAGCCGACGAGCACCGAAGTCTTCACCGTTCCCGAAGTGATGGCCGCGCTTCGGCTCAGCCGCTTCAAGGTCTACGACCTCATCCGCTCCGGCAAGCTGCCGAGCTTCACGGAAGGCCGGTCCCGTCGCGTCCCTGTGGATTCGCTCGCGACGTACATCCGCAACAAGATGGAGGGAGCAGCCTGA
- a CDS encoding site-specific integrase, translated as MAKRANGEGSITRRKDGLYHGRTYVTTASGFRKRISVYGKTRDEVRTKVTELQAQDAKGVPVPDTNAKVEEYLTYWLASVVKPSRRPKTYQGYESVVRVHIVPGLGRKKLRTLRAAEVRAWLGRVAGECQCCKHGWDADRTEPRCCAAGECCRSVLSRRMVQSIHAVLRNALQNAVREELIMRNVARLVQVPTPTYDTGKGLSVAQARLLLKTAAADRLHALYVLAVTMGMRRGELLGLLWEAVDLERGTLVVERSLQRVEGELRLVRPKTRSSVRTVPLPPLVVKALEDHKERQAQECAAAGDGWTENGLVFTSRVGTPLEPDNLRRSWYPLRERLGLDIRFHDLRHSCVTLLLDLGVPPHIVQQIAGHSGIEVTMTVYAHASLDEMRKGLDKLGDSLS; from the coding sequence ATGGCCAAGCGCGCCAACGGAGAAGGAAGCATCACCCGTCGAAAGGACGGGCTGTACCACGGCCGTACGTACGTGACCACGGCCAGCGGCTTCCGCAAACGGATCTCCGTCTACGGCAAGACACGCGACGAGGTACGAACGAAGGTCACGGAGCTTCAGGCACAAGATGCCAAAGGCGTGCCCGTGCCTGACACGAACGCCAAGGTCGAGGAATACCTCACGTACTGGCTCGCGAGCGTGGTGAAGCCCAGCCGTCGACCGAAGACCTATCAGGGCTACGAGAGCGTTGTCCGCGTCCACATCGTTCCCGGCCTGGGTCGCAAGAAGCTGCGAACGCTCCGGGCGGCTGAGGTGCGGGCCTGGCTCGGCAGGGTCGCCGGCGAGTGCCAGTGCTGCAAGCACGGATGGGACGCCGACCGCACCGAGCCCCGCTGCTGCGCGGCAGGGGAGTGCTGCCGCTCGGTCCTCTCGCGCCGCATGGTGCAGTCCATCCACGCGGTGCTGCGGAACGCTCTCCAGAACGCCGTACGTGAGGAACTGATCATGCGGAACGTCGCCCGGCTCGTACAGGTGCCGACCCCGACCTACGACACGGGGAAGGGCCTCAGCGTCGCTCAGGCCCGGCTGCTGCTGAAGACGGCGGCAGCCGACCGGCTCCACGCGCTCTACGTGCTCGCCGTCACGATGGGCATGCGGCGCGGTGAGCTGCTGGGGCTGCTCTGGGAAGCCGTCGATCTGGAACGCGGCACGCTCGTGGTCGAGCGGTCACTCCAGCGCGTCGAAGGTGAGCTGCGTCTCGTACGTCCCAAGACCCGGTCGTCGGTCCGCACGGTGCCCCTGCCGCCACTGGTGGTGAAGGCACTCGAAGATCACAAGGAGCGACAGGCGCAGGAGTGTGCAGCCGCCGGAGACGGTTGGACAGAGAACGGGCTCGTCTTCACGTCCCGCGTCGGCACCCCGCTGGAGCCGGACAACCTGCGGCGCAGTTGGTATCCGCTCCGTGAGCGTCTTGGGCTGGACATCCGGTTCCACGACCTACGGCACTCGTGCGTGACGCTGCTGCTGGACCTTGGCGTCCCGCCGCACATCGTGCAGCAGATCGCCGGACACAGCGGTATCGAGGTCACGATGACCGTGTACGCGCATGCGTCGCTGGACGAGATGCGGAAGGGCCTGGACAAGCTCGGAGACAGCCTGAGCTGA
- a CDS encoding helix-turn-helix domain-containing protein encodes MIDYEPPTALPRDLLNDAEMLVALEAHDFGTVFRLARKRAGVSYSKIASECDIKPERVGTLARGRGRISSFDKIVRIADALRLPGHTVGLAPRPWEVEGGQCLLEGPSAQNGDQVRRRTFVGNASITSLAVAVPKLTERDTPRRIDTPAVEALRERAARLRRLDDVLGGADTYRVYLGEYQHTKSLLRTATCAEAAERGLLSVLAEQAQQAGWAAFDAGWGPDAVSLYKESHAAAKEAGDRNLAGNALAFIAYQAIADDRSGAVQIAARSCDTISTSTPSGVQALFHERRAWACAVAGLKHETETALASAYTALDEATSGEQQPDWAAWVDRTELDIMSGRCWTELRRPLRAVPVLEDALSRYDDAHARDKALYMSWLAAAYLTAGEVEQAGVVTARALDLAAGVASVRPKQRLAPVLAQLRQHRDVATVRGALERAGA; translated from the coding sequence GTGATCGATTACGAGCCACCCACCGCCCTGCCCCGGGATCTTCTCAACGACGCGGAAATGCTTGTCGCGCTTGAAGCGCACGACTTCGGGACGGTGTTCCGTCTGGCGCGGAAGCGCGCAGGCGTCAGCTACTCGAAGATCGCGTCGGAGTGCGACATCAAGCCGGAGCGCGTGGGAACGCTTGCACGCGGGCGAGGCAGGATCAGTTCGTTCGACAAGATCGTGCGCATCGCGGACGCGTTACGCCTTCCCGGACACACGGTCGGTCTGGCTCCCCGGCCGTGGGAGGTGGAGGGCGGGCAATGTCTGCTGGAGGGGCCCAGCGCGCAGAATGGAGATCAGGTGCGGCGTCGGACGTTCGTTGGCAACGCCTCCATCACGAGCCTCGCGGTGGCTGTCCCCAAGCTCACGGAACGGGACACGCCACGGCGCATCGATACCCCGGCGGTCGAGGCGCTGAGGGAGCGAGCGGCACGACTGCGACGGCTCGACGATGTTCTCGGTGGCGCGGACACTTACCGCGTGTACCTGGGGGAATACCAGCACACCAAGTCGTTGCTCCGGACGGCTACTTGCGCCGAGGCCGCAGAACGCGGGCTCCTCTCCGTTCTCGCCGAACAAGCACAGCAAGCAGGCTGGGCCGCATTCGATGCCGGCTGGGGACCCGATGCCGTCAGCCTCTACAAGGAGAGCCACGCCGCCGCTAAGGAAGCAGGCGATCGCAACCTCGCGGGGAACGCGTTGGCATTCATCGCCTACCAGGCCATCGCAGATGACCGATCCGGCGCCGTACAGATCGCAGCCCGGTCCTGCGACACCATCAGCACCAGCACCCCGTCAGGCGTTCAGGCCCTCTTCCACGAGCGGAGGGCATGGGCGTGTGCCGTCGCCGGGCTGAAGCACGAGACGGAAACAGCACTCGCTTCCGCATACACGGCGCTGGACGAGGCGACCAGCGGTGAGCAGCAGCCCGACTGGGCGGCGTGGGTCGACCGGACAGAGTTGGACATCATGTCGGGCCGGTGCTGGACGGAGCTGCGTCGACCGCTCCGAGCCGTACCGGTTCTGGAGGACGCCCTCTCCCGGTACGACGACGCCCACGCACGGGATAAAGCCCTGTACATGTCATGGCTGGCCGCCGCATACCTCACCGCAGGCGAAGTCGAGCAAGCCGGCGTCGTCACCGCACGAGCACTGGACCTGGCCGCCGGTGTGGCATCCGTTCGCCCGAAGCAACGGCTCGCCCCGGTGCTGGCCCAACTGCGCCAGCACCGGGACGTGGCCACGGTCAGAGGCGCCTTGGAGCGGGCTGGAGCCTAG
- a CDS encoding methyltransferase domain-containing protein, with amino-acid sequence MNCGQARGQAAAAWPLPAPQIPRAAFLPDLIWPYDMNTGQSFAVRRSERPEVWEQYAAADVPLVTQWDDGQHVGPDPGRVPTSSASMPSVVMRMLNDLDAQHGQRVLEIGTGTGWNAALLAHQLGNWNVVSVEVDSGVANQARSAISRAGLGVEVVNADGADGHPPGCPYDRVIATCGLRSIPYAWLQQCRPGAVIVAPWGSRFSNQDALVRLVVADDGRSASGRFTGPVEFMKLRSQRQTYVDHSAYVTGSVAAGDQSATTVTEAEVLGEGRFPAVQFVLGLTVPHCTRMVADKRDGARPVWFYGLTDRSWACVLFRDGEREATVWQSGPRRLWDQAESALVWWAEGGRPGHDRFGLTTTARGQRAWLDDPDNSWVVPSAQSPTQRRPHQ; translated from the coding sequence GTGAACTGCGGGCAAGCGAGGGGCCAGGCCGCGGCGGCCTGGCCCCTGCCCGCCCCCCAAATCCCGCGCGCCGCCTTCCTGCCGGACCTGATCTGGCCCTACGACATGAACACCGGCCAGTCGTTCGCCGTACGACGCAGCGAACGCCCCGAGGTGTGGGAGCAGTACGCCGCCGCAGACGTTCCGCTCGTCACGCAATGGGACGACGGGCAGCACGTCGGCCCGGACCCTGGCCGGGTGCCGACCTCGTCGGCGTCCATGCCGTCCGTGGTGATGCGCATGCTGAACGACTTGGACGCACAGCACGGCCAACGCGTCCTCGAGATCGGCACGGGCACCGGGTGGAACGCGGCGCTCCTGGCACACCAGCTCGGCAACTGGAACGTGGTGTCCGTGGAGGTGGACTCCGGCGTCGCCAACCAGGCGCGCTCGGCCATTTCCCGCGCCGGGCTCGGCGTGGAGGTCGTGAACGCGGACGGCGCCGACGGGCACCCGCCGGGCTGCCCGTACGACCGCGTCATCGCCACCTGCGGGCTGCGGAGCATCCCGTACGCCTGGCTGCAGCAGTGCCGTCCCGGCGCCGTCATCGTCGCGCCGTGGGGGAGCCGCTTCAGCAACCAGGACGCGCTCGTGCGCCTGGTCGTCGCGGATGACGGCCGCTCCGCAAGTGGACGGTTCACCGGCCCGGTGGAGTTCATGAAGCTCCGCAGCCAGCGGCAAACGTACGTCGACCACAGCGCGTACGTCACTGGCAGCGTGGCCGCGGGCGACCAGTCGGCGACCACCGTCACCGAGGCGGAGGTGCTGGGCGAAGGCCGGTTCCCTGCGGTGCAGTTCGTGCTCGGGCTGACCGTCCCGCACTGCACGCGCATGGTCGCGGACAAACGCGACGGTGCCCGGCCCGTCTGGTTCTACGGCCTCACCGACCGGTCGTGGGCCTGCGTCCTGTTCCGCGACGGCGAGCGCGAGGCCACGGTGTGGCAGTCCGGCCCCCGACGCCTATGGGACCAGGCCGAGTCCGCACTCGTCTGGTGGGCGGAAGGCGGGCGCCCCGGGCACGACCGCTTCGGGCTGACCACCACCGCGCGCGGACAGCGCGCCTGGCTGGACGACCCGGACAACAGCTGGGTGGTGCCATCCGCCCAGTCCCCGACCCAGAGGAGGCCGCACCAGTGA
- a CDS encoding SAM-dependent methyltransferase, whose translation MLTLGELTAGTQPEYQTAASHAAYVTDAAIEEVVLCDGQWEPAQHGQLRYAILVCQGPAVVKDGEVWTRWAGKLAQRGVVAIVVAGLARGEFPAELVTAASRHRLPLLVPTEYGSAVEVRARLLERQVKALASGAGQSYALLHEFGRLHRQGEGPLPLLRNLGKQVGGRVRLLSGGGDWGDLAQHTAVLDDIAAGQKHSAKVLDANPPLLLHPVGSAPPYEVLAAERPGGWPAHLATLIRESVGLVHPLRQPLALRAREKRLEHSEAMIRVSVLQDLMAGKVTQAARAAAPLLPGFLADEESIADGGVELGVLQVAPGEERIAVAAEVEMALGWTALVVLCPAEYAHVIILLPSAVGTATRLAEFLRPLVERVRGRALGVGQPVAWGSTSRGYTCAIHALAQATAPGGDNVAVHDGSAASLARELPDDAWYWAAALLDRSELNALSDAERRRLYDLTQLALTFGPTQASRLLGSEIDPEAAAEVERATAMPALEEHWSTALTRLLESDVEPTHRNTVSRYRDMLMDLVGLDPERLGDRAVMSLALQRSCLPKPDLEPLATPTLAALFATPEVTEWADHLLVHLTDEQQELLTTWLDCEADTTMTALELGLHRNTVRERLRRCGGAISRPLVPCPDAAKNGRERQDSGSALDDLYFALAISDSRPGRLAPDPVASRITLEQDCPDPEAPLPPGSRVAGVYDASMSTGGKDAHSSDRQLMERIRRIYPTATAAADENRGFVRRSTRWLAQERGIRQFLDIGCGLYCAPNVHEIAEEIHPDARTVYVDNEPEVRNHMQVFAQSPPQGRVVVLDGDLREPNEIRTQLTDTLDLDQPVAVLLNAVLHFVEDRAPLHLVRSLLSGMPTGSALTVTYATTAFDADTPPRVAALYREAGHQCSTVTREEFLELFDDLELVDPGAVAVHRWRPDNSTSTGLDDNQVNIVCGVGLVR comes from the coding sequence ATGCTGACGCTGGGTGAGCTGACAGCGGGGACGCAGCCGGAATATCAGACGGCCGCGTCCCATGCCGCTTACGTGACCGATGCCGCCATTGAAGAAGTGGTCCTGTGCGACGGGCAGTGGGAGCCTGCCCAACACGGCCAGCTCAGGTACGCGATCCTGGTCTGCCAGGGGCCGGCCGTGGTCAAGGACGGCGAAGTATGGACACGGTGGGCAGGAAAGCTCGCGCAGCGCGGGGTCGTGGCAATCGTGGTAGCCGGGCTCGCCCGGGGTGAGTTCCCCGCTGAACTCGTCACGGCGGCGAGCCGACACCGTCTGCCCCTCCTGGTGCCGACGGAGTACGGGAGTGCTGTCGAGGTGCGGGCCAGACTGCTGGAGCGACAGGTCAAGGCACTGGCCTCCGGCGCTGGGCAGTCGTACGCCCTGCTGCACGAGTTCGGCCGGTTGCACCGACAGGGTGAGGGGCCGCTCCCGTTGCTGAGGAACCTGGGAAAGCAGGTGGGCGGCCGGGTCCGCCTGTTGAGCGGCGGCGGTGACTGGGGGGACCTGGCCCAGCACACGGCGGTGCTCGATGACATCGCGGCAGGGCAGAAACACAGCGCCAAGGTCCTGGATGCGAACCCGCCGCTTCTGCTGCATCCAGTGGGCAGCGCACCGCCCTACGAGGTGCTGGCCGCCGAGCGCCCTGGGGGTTGGCCCGCGCATTTGGCCACGTTGATACGGGAGTCGGTCGGCCTGGTACACCCATTGCGGCAGCCGCTGGCTCTGCGCGCGAGGGAGAAGCGCCTGGAGCACTCGGAAGCGATGATCCGTGTCAGCGTGCTGCAAGATCTGATGGCGGGCAAGGTGACGCAGGCCGCGCGTGCCGCGGCGCCCCTCCTGCCCGGCTTCCTTGCAGACGAGGAGAGCATCGCCGACGGCGGCGTTGAGCTTGGCGTGCTGCAGGTTGCGCCCGGTGAGGAGCGGATCGCGGTTGCGGCCGAAGTCGAAATGGCGCTCGGCTGGACGGCGCTCGTCGTGCTCTGCCCCGCCGAGTACGCGCACGTCATCATCCTTCTTCCATCCGCCGTAGGCACCGCCACGCGGCTGGCGGAGTTCCTGCGGCCCCTCGTCGAGCGGGTCCGCGGGCGGGCGCTGGGAGTCGGCCAGCCCGTCGCGTGGGGCAGCACCTCTCGCGGGTACACATGCGCCATCCACGCGTTGGCCCAGGCGACGGCACCCGGCGGCGACAACGTCGCGGTGCACGACGGCAGCGCCGCGTCCCTGGCACGCGAACTCCCTGACGATGCCTGGTACTGGGCGGCGGCCCTTCTGGACCGTTCGGAACTGAACGCCTTGTCGGACGCCGAGCGGCGACGTCTGTACGACCTGACGCAGTTGGCGCTCACCTTCGGCCCGACCCAGGCCTCCCGTCTGCTGGGCAGCGAAATCGACCCAGAAGCAGCCGCTGAGGTCGAGCGTGCAACGGCCATGCCCGCCCTGGAGGAGCACTGGAGTACGGCACTGACGCGGCTGCTGGAGAGTGACGTGGAACCAACGCACCGCAACACCGTCTCCCGCTACCGCGACATGCTGATGGACCTCGTCGGCCTGGACCCCGAGCGGCTCGGGGACCGTGCGGTGATGAGCCTGGCCCTGCAGCGATCCTGCCTGCCCAAGCCGGATCTCGAGCCGCTGGCCACACCGACACTGGCGGCCCTGTTCGCAACTCCTGAAGTGACGGAATGGGCCGATCACCTGCTCGTCCATCTCACCGACGAGCAACAGGAACTCCTGACGACCTGGCTGGACTGCGAAGCAGATACCACCATGACGGCTTTGGAGCTGGGGCTGCACCGAAATACGGTCAGGGAGCGGCTCAGGCGGTGCGGTGGCGCGATCTCGCGACCGCTGGTTCCCTGTCCGGACGCCGCCAAGAACGGTCGCGAACGGCAGGATTCCGGCAGCGCCCTCGACGATCTGTATTTTGCGCTCGCCATCAGCGACTCGCGGCCTGGGAGGCTGGCGCCGGATCCCGTCGCGAGCCGTATAACCCTGGAGCAGGATTGTCCCGACCCCGAGGCACCGCTGCCCCCGGGATCGCGCGTCGCCGGCGTGTACGACGCATCCATGTCCACCGGTGGAAAGGACGCTCATTCCAGCGATCGGCAGCTCATGGAGCGCATCCGGCGCATCTACCCCACGGCGACGGCGGCAGCGGACGAGAACCGCGGCTTCGTACGCCGATCCACACGCTGGCTCGCGCAAGAGCGGGGAATCCGCCAGTTCCTCGACATCGGCTGCGGGCTGTACTGCGCGCCGAACGTTCACGAGATCGCCGAGGAGATCCATCCCGACGCCCGGACCGTCTACGTGGACAACGAGCCCGAAGTCCGCAACCACATGCAGGTCTTCGCACAGAGCCCACCTCAGGGTCGCGTTGTGGTCCTCGACGGCGACCTACGGGAGCCGAACGAAATCCGCACGCAGCTCACAGACACGCTGGACTTGGACCAGCCCGTCGCCGTCCTCCTCAACGCGGTGCTGCATTTCGTCGAAGACCGGGCGCCTCTTCACCTCGTCCGTAGCCTGCTGAGTGGCATGCCCACGGGCAGTGCCCTGACCGTCACGTACGCCACCACCGCGTTCGACGCCGACACACCACCGCGTGTGGCCGCGCTCTACCGGGAGGCCGGCCACCAGTGCTCGACAGTCACCAGGGAGGAATTCCTCGAGCTGTTCGACGACTTGGAACTGGTCGACCCCGGCGCCGTGGCGGTACACCGCTGGCGGCCAGACAACTCCACCAGCACCGGCCTCGATGACAACCAGGTCAACATTGTGTGCGGCGTCGGCCTCGTACGCTGA
- a CDS encoding YybH family protein, producing the protein MSDLAAELTAFMTRYEQANNSHDINRVVPLIVPDAVYWFSDGSYRGLEGIARAIEQTFAAIQDEVYEVKDLEWVAVAADHAVCRYRFFWTGLVDGQPRSGQGRGTKVIVKRDGAWKMQHEHLSS; encoded by the coding sequence ATGTCAGATCTTGCTGCCGAGCTCACGGCGTTCATGACGCGGTATGAGCAGGCCAATAACAGTCACGACATCAATCGTGTCGTGCCGTTGATCGTTCCGGATGCCGTCTACTGGTTCTCCGACGGTTCCTATCGGGGCCTGGAGGGGATCGCGAGAGCGATCGAGCAGACCTTCGCGGCCATCCAGGACGAGGTGTACGAAGTTAAAGATCTTGAGTGGGTTGCCGTGGCTGCCGACCACGCTGTCTGCCGGTATCGCTTCTTCTGGACGGGTCTGGTCGACGGCCAGCCTCGCTCCGGGCAGGGACGGGGCACGAAGGTGATCGTGAAGCGGGACGGGGCATGGAAGATGCAGCACGAGCACTTGAGTTCCTGA
- a CDS encoding serine/threonine protein kinase, translating to MDNSMPVAAGVPPIHFGVHELRTGSADGARADFEQMLAQLASATNPNVRMIAVNPGDWGIDAFAGDLGGSITVWQSKYFMPKTTISQSDQIRKSLTNALKAAAANGHTITLWILCIPSSMDGPAAKWWDGWKKRKEREHGLVIELWDETTLVKKLQSPEGDQVRRAYFEVFTAPAAPAQEQMRLVLDVEEDKAAALDSALFVRQMTEAGHVELDSAKRQFFNADLVAREVAHKGVPAEVAALSSADSTLHGVWEMQFNECSAEGTLAALHGRVWREVRGEHDKLPKVLRLEVTHSWGLVHRLVDNRRAGWVRHWRQIASGHADD from the coding sequence TTGGACAACTCCATGCCGGTGGCAGCTGGTGTTCCGCCCATCCATTTTGGCGTGCACGAACTGCGGACCGGAAGCGCGGACGGGGCACGGGCCGACTTCGAGCAGATGCTCGCGCAGCTCGCCAGTGCGACCAATCCGAACGTCCGGATGATCGCGGTGAATCCGGGCGACTGGGGAATCGACGCTTTCGCGGGTGACCTCGGGGGCTCGATCACGGTGTGGCAGTCCAAGTACTTCATGCCGAAGACCACAATTAGCCAGTCGGACCAGATTCGCAAGTCACTCACGAACGCGCTGAAAGCCGCGGCAGCCAACGGTCACACCATAACGCTTTGGATCCTGTGCATCCCCTCCAGTATGGACGGTCCGGCAGCCAAATGGTGGGACGGCTGGAAGAAGCGCAAGGAAAGGGAGCACGGTCTCGTCATCGAGTTGTGGGACGAGACCACGCTCGTGAAGAAGCTGCAGAGCCCCGAAGGTGACCAGGTACGCCGCGCCTATTTCGAAGTTTTCACGGCACCCGCCGCCCCCGCTCAGGAGCAGATGCGCCTCGTGCTGGACGTGGAGGAGGACAAGGCGGCGGCGCTCGACTCGGCCTTGTTCGTGCGCCAGATGACCGAGGCCGGCCACGTCGAACTGGACTCGGCGAAACGGCAGTTCTTCAACGCCGACCTGGTGGCGCGCGAAGTCGCACACAAGGGCGTGCCGGCCGAGGTTGCCGCACTGAGCTCGGCTGACTCCACCCTTCACGGGGTGTGGGAGATGCAGTTCAACGAGTGCTCGGCCGAGGGCACTCTCGCAGCTCTGCACGGCCGGGTATGGCGCGAGGTGCGCGGTGAGCACGACAAACTGCCCAAGGTGCTGCGTCTGGAGGTGACGCACAGCTGGGGTCTGGTCCACCGCCTGGTCGACAACCGGCGGGCGGGGTGGGTCAGGCACTGGCGGCAGATCGCGAGCGGTCATGCCGACGACTGA
- a CDS encoding ABC-three component system middle component 2: MQADRPVVMPEDEVPFRLAQLLLLLDAVAAQDANGATLERIGYYDFLSANPFLVVPSEGRDASLLRLAGFDPQVLAYASSSQRFTSRRERIQHDLALLVAYGCCRIRNSNGSLTYSITEAGQHLGGQFTATYATSFATAADLVVRQLRKLSDKRLREQTARWLRPDGPVGPAAALMSVLGPGPLLETSWEG; the protein is encoded by the coding sequence GTGCAAGCAGACCGGCCGGTTGTGATGCCCGAGGACGAGGTACCTTTTCGTCTCGCTCAACTGCTTCTGCTCCTTGACGCCGTCGCCGCGCAGGACGCGAACGGGGCGACCCTGGAACGCATCGGGTACTACGACTTCCTGTCCGCGAACCCCTTCCTCGTAGTTCCCTCCGAGGGCCGGGACGCGAGCCTCCTCCGGCTGGCCGGATTCGACCCACAGGTCCTTGCCTACGCGTCTTCCTCACAGCGATTCACAAGCCGGCGAGAACGGATCCAGCACGACTTGGCGCTCCTGGTCGCCTATGGGTGCTGCCGGATCCGAAATAGCAACGGCTCCCTCACCTACTCGATCACAGAGGCCGGCCAGCACCTCGGCGGGCAGTTCACCGCCACCTACGCCACCTCCTTTGCTACCGCCGCGGACCTCGTCGTCCGCCAGCTCCGCAAACTCAGCGACAAAAGGCTGCGCGAGCAGACCGCACGGTGGCTCAGGCCGGACGGACCCGTCGGACCCGCGGCCGCCCTCATGAGCGTCCTGGGGCCAGGACCCTTGCTGGAAACGTCCTGGGAGGGATGA